In the genome of Corynebacterium glucuronolyticum DSM 44120, the window AGCAGGCGGACGGTGCATGGGGCGCGGTCATCGTTTCCACTGCGACGGCCAAGGTGAACCACGGTTGGTTCGAAGCCCTGCTGCTCGGCATCTTCTGTAACGTCATGGTGTGCCTAGCCGTCTGGCTTTCGTTTGCCGGTCGCAGCCTTACCGACAAAATTGTGGCTGTGACATTGCCCATCGCTCTGTTTGTCGGCTCCGGTTTTGAACACTCCGTGGCGAACATGTTCATGATCCCGTTCGGTCTTCTTCTCAAGGCGCAAGGTAACCCAGACATCATTGCGGCCACGAACGGCCTGGATCTATCTAACCTCACCATGGGTGGTTTTCTCTGGGACAATTTGTTGCCGGTAACAATCGGCAACATTATCGGCGGTTCAATTGTGGCGCTCGGTATGTTGGCCATGAACCCCAACCGACCATCTCTCAAGGCCGAAAAGGAAGCTGCGAAGTAAGACTCTTCCCCAGCTCAACACGATAAGCGGTGGGACCCACAGTGTGGGTCCCACCGCTTTTGGTTGAATGGAACCTTTACGGGGATACGTCCCCACCTTTCTGTTTCTGTCGTCTTTGGCCTGTCCGAGGAGGTATGGCATTGAAAGGGTAGGGGGCACGGGTACTGAGCCGCTGGTTCGTGAGGCCGTCCACCACGGCACGAGGCTCATCGGAATGTGGAGCTGGACCTGGTCTCTTACCGAGTCCCATACCGATTTGCCGATAATGTGAATGAAACGGTGGAAAGGAGTGAGAATATGAAAGGAAAAATGCGTGCACCTCGCCTATATTCTGTTACACTCTGGATAGTATGCTATCCGATGTATGAAAATGAGTCAGGTTGTACTACAATCGGGCTAGCCCTAAAACCGTTACGAGGCCTCCGGAAGGACGGCTTTAGAAGAAAAGGAATAAATAAGATCGCCGATGTCCAATCCTGTTTCACGTACCGCCCGCCAGGCGCGGATCCTGGAAATCCTGGGCAAATCCAGGGTATCCAGCCAGGTGCAGCTCTCTGAGCTGCTTCTGGAAGACGGAATTGATATCACGCAGGCTACGTTGTCCCGTGATCTCGACGAGCTGGGGGCGAAGAAGATTCGTCCCGACAATGGTCGTGCGTTTTATGCTGTCGGCCCCATGGAGACAGACCTGAGCGGGTCGCCACATGGTCCACGTGAAAAGTTGCGGCGTATGCTCGATGAGATGCTTGTCAGTGTTGACCACTCGGGCAACATTGCGATGCTTCGCACCCCTCCGGGCGCAGCCCAATACCTTGCTAGCTTTATTGACAGGGTGGGGCTTAACGAGGTAGTTGGCTGTATTGCCGGCGATGACACTATCTTTGTGCTCGCTCGCGAACCGCTATCAGGTGCGGATTTGGGAGACATCTTCCTCAAGCGCTAAGCAAACCGGTGGCACAGGTGAGCAATCGGCTCCTTCATGTCATGCGTGTTGGCTCGAGTAAGCTGTTTTCCGGTTGTATTTTTGAGCTGTGAAGCAGCACCCCCTCGTTCGGGCGTAAACAACTCGTGTTTCAATAACCGGCCATGAGAGGTGCACCAGGTGATAGTGGTAGTTGGTAGCAGAAGCTATCAGACACGAGCACAGGTGTGCCGGGGATCAGTGCAAATTGGTGTTTAACTGGAATTTATCATGCGGAAGTCGCACCTGAATGAGATACAGCTACGCACCGTATTGGTCGGCTGCTACAGTCACCCTGTGGACGGTTGCTTTGCCATCGTGGACATCCGAATAGACC includes:
- a CDS encoding formate/nitrite transporter family protein encodes the protein MSDYVSAVAPPQIIDVAQKGLKGKASKGLGTIFISAMFAGAMIALGFVFFTTVNTGMGDVPFGIKKLLGGFVFSCGLGMVVLTGADLFTSTSMTTLLAIENKLSPSRLLTHWLVVYCGNFVGALLVVFGLYGAGTAQQADGAWGAVIVSTATAKVNHGWFEALLLGIFCNVMVCLAVWLSFAGRSLTDKIVAVTLPIALFVGSGFEHSVANMFMIPFGLLLKAQGNPDIIAATNGLDLSNLTMGGFLWDNLLPVTIGNIIGGSIVALGMLAMNPNRPSLKAEKEAAK
- a CDS encoding arginine repressor, whose product is MSNPVSRTARQARILEILGKSRVSSQVQLSELLLEDGIDITQATLSRDLDELGAKKIRPDNGRAFYAVGPMETDLSGSPHGPREKLRRMLDEMLVSVDHSGNIAMLRTPPGAAQYLASFIDRVGLNEVVGCIAGDDTIFVLAREPLSGADLGDIFLKR